The following proteins come from a genomic window of Miscanthus floridulus cultivar M001 chromosome 2, ASM1932011v1, whole genome shotgun sequence:
- the LOC136540490 gene encoding 2-carboxy-1,4-naphthoquinone phytyltransferase, chloroplastic-like, whose protein sequence is MPLAGIALAPLLVSPLAPSPRRSSVATAAARKPRARCSATAASGGAGEAGELSRAALLWRAAKLPIYSVALVPLTVGSASAYHHAGLFFTKRYFVLLTAAVLVITWLNLSNDVYDSDTGADKNKKESVVSITGSRAMTQNAANISLFLGFAGLFWAFAEAKDIRFILLVMCAIFCGYVYQCPPFRLSYQGLGEPLCFAAFGPLATTAFYFSNSSINISSGTTLLPLTKTVIASSILVGLTTTMILFCSHFHQIDGDLAVGKMSPLVRIGTQAGSRIVSIGILTLYVLLAAFGICRSLPPACIVLCALTLPMGKLVVDYVLKNHEDNTKIFMAKYYCVRLHALFGMALASGLVLARNGILA, encoded by the exons ATGCCGCTCGCCGGCATTGCCCTCGCGCCTCTCCTTGTCTCGCCCCTCGCGCCTTCCCCTCGCCGTAGCAGCGTTGCCACTGCCGCCGCGAGAAAGCCGCGAGCTCGGTGCTCGGCTACAGCCGCTTCCGGTGGAGCCGGGGAGGCCGGTGAGCTGTCGCGGGCGGCGCTACTATGGAGGGCGGCGAAGCTACCCATCTACTCCGTGGCGCTAGTGCCACTCACC GTCGGGAGCGCTTCTGCTTATCATCATGCGGGCTTATTCTTTACCAAGCGCTATTTTGTTCTCCTGACAGCAGCAGTCCTCGTGATCACTTGGCTCAATCTCAG CAATGATGTTTATGACTCGGATACTGGGGCTgataagaacaagaaagaatctGTTGTCAGCATTACTGGCAG TCGAGCAATGACACAAAATGCTGCGAACATTTCCCTTTTCCTCGGCTTTGCAGGGCTATTTTGGGCCTTTGCAGAAGCCAAGGATATCAGATTTATTTTATTGGTGATGTGTGCAATCTTCTGTGGTTATGTTTACCAG TGTCCTCCATTCCGATTAAGTTATCAAGGACTAGGTGAGCCGTTGTGTTTTGCTGCATTTGGTCCATTGGCAACCACAGCTTTTTACTTCTCAAACAGCAGCATAAATATTTCGAG CGGAACGACACTTCTCCCTCTCACCAAAACAGTTATAGCTTCATCTATTCTTGTTGGGCTGACGACTACTATGATACTCTTCTGCAGCCATTTCCATCAG ATTGATGGGGACCTTGCCGTTGGAAAGATGTCTCCACTG GTAAGAATTGGCACTCAAGCAGGATCGCGGATAGTGTCCATTGGGATTCTCACGCTTTACGTTCTCTTGGCTGCATTTGGCATATGCAGATCTCTCCCACCAGCTTGCATT GTCCTCTGTGCCCTCACTCTGCCCATGGGCAAATTGGTTGTGGACTATGTGCTGAAAAATCACGAG GACAACACAAAGATATTCATGGCGAAGTACTACTGCGTGCGCTTGCACGCGCTGTTTGGGATGGCACTAGCTTCGGGTTTGGTCTTGGCCCGTAATGGTATATTAGCCTGA